Proteins encoded within one genomic window of Formosa agariphila KMM 3901:
- the glgB gene encoding 1,4-alpha-glucan branching protein GlgB encodes MTKVKAYSLFTDFDINLFKSGKHYNLFEKFGSHIVTYEGEKGTYFAVWAPSAKSVSVIGDFNFWNAEEHPLYVRWDSSGIWEGFIPNVGKGTLYKYAIISNNHDIKTEKADPYAIRCEQPPKTASIVWETANYKWKDKGWMSYRNEKNGLDRPYAVYEVHLGSWMKNVEEDRFLTYSELSKTLVAYVKDMNFTHVEFMPIMEFPYDPSWGYQITGYFAPTSRFGTPQEFMGLIDAFHDADIGVILDWVPSHFPSDAHGLGNFDGSHLYEHPDVRKGYHQDWKSLIFNYERPEVRSFLISNAVYWLQNYHIDALRVDAVASMIYLDYSREEGEWEPNIYGGNENLAAVSFLKECNEAVYSMFNGIQTIAEESTAYTGVTNKVEHGGLGFGMKWMMGWMHDTLDYFKKDPIYRSYHQNEITFSLAYAFSEHFMLPISHDEVVYGKNSVLGRMPGDEWQRFANLRLMLGYMYTHPGTKLLFMGAEFGQYNEWDFQTSLDWNLLEFEPHIKTKSYVKTLNTLYQNTPALYEKGFAQAGFEWISYDDHQNAVMSYIRKGHDEENDLIVVCNFTPNSHKNYDIGVPRKGTLVEIFNSDSAEYGGSGVVNTKAIKAKKKTWNNKPYMFSITVPPLAISVFKYK; translated from the coding sequence ATGACAAAAGTTAAAGCGTATAGCTTATTTACTGATTTTGATATAAACCTATTCAAATCAGGAAAACATTACAATTTATTCGAAAAATTTGGATCGCATATCGTTACCTATGAAGGTGAAAAAGGCACTTACTTTGCTGTTTGGGCTCCTAGCGCTAAGTCTGTTTCGGTAATTGGCGATTTTAACTTTTGGAACGCAGAAGAACATCCACTTTATGTGCGTTGGGATTCTAGCGGAATTTGGGAAGGTTTTATCCCTAATGTTGGTAAAGGCACATTATATAAATATGCTATTATCAGCAATAATCACGACATCAAAACAGAGAAAGCCGATCCTTATGCTATACGTTGCGAGCAGCCCCCTAAAACAGCATCTATTGTTTGGGAAACTGCGAACTACAAATGGAAAGATAAAGGGTGGATGTCTTACCGTAACGAAAAAAATGGTTTAGATAGACCATATGCCGTTTACGAAGTACATCTAGGATCATGGATGAAAAACGTTGAAGAAGATCGTTTTTTAACGTATTCAGAACTTTCAAAAACTTTAGTCGCTTATGTAAAAGATATGAATTTTACTCACGTAGAATTTATGCCTATTATGGAGTTTCCTTACGATCCATCGTGGGGATATCAAATTACAGGTTACTTTGCACCAACGTCTAGGTTTGGAACACCACAGGAATTTATGGGTTTAATAGATGCATTTCACGATGCAGATATAGGCGTAATTCTAGACTGGGTTCCCTCCCACTTTCCTTCGGATGCACATGGTCTAGGAAATTTTGATGGCTCGCATTTATACGAACATCCAGATGTTAGAAAAGGCTATCACCAAGATTGGAAAAGCTTAATTTTTAATTACGAGCGTCCAGAAGTACGATCTTTTCTAATAAGTAATGCAGTGTATTGGCTTCAAAATTACCATATAGATGCATTACGTGTCGATGCTGTGGCTTCTATGATTTATTTAGATTATTCTAGAGAAGAAGGCGAATGGGAACCAAATATTTACGGTGGAAATGAAAACTTAGCAGCCGTTTCGTTTTTAAAGGAATGTAACGAAGCTGTATATTCTATGTTTAATGGTATTCAAACCATAGCCGAAGAATCTACGGCCTACACTGGCGTAACCAACAAAGTTGAGCATGGCGGATTAGGTTTTGGAATGAAATGGATGATGGGTTGGATGCACGATACCTTAGATTATTTTAAGAAAGATCCTATTTACAGAAGTTATCACCAAAACGAAATTACATTTAGTTTAGCCTATGCCTTTTCCGAGCATTTTATGCTTCCTATTTCACATGACGAAGTGGTTTACGGTAAAAACTCGGTACTCGGTAGAATGCCTGGAGACGAGTGGCAACGCTTCGCCAATTTAAGATTGATGTTGGGATATATGTATACGCATCCCGGAACAAAACTACTCTTTATGGGTGCTGAATTTGGACAGTATAACGAATGGGATTTTCAGACGAGTTTAGATTGGAATCTATTAGAATTCGAACCACATATTAAAACAAAATCGTATGTTAAAACATTAAACACATTATATCAAAACACGCCAGCCTTGTATGAAAAAGGATTTGCTCAAGCCGGCTTTGAATGGATTAGCTACGACGACCATCAGAATGCGGTGATGTCTTATATCCGAAAAGGTCATGACGAAGAAAATGATCTTATTGTGGTATGTAATTTCACCCCTAACAGTCATAAAAACTACGATATAGGTGTCCCTAGAAAAGGAACCTTAGTCGAAATATTTAATAGCGACAGCGCAGAATATGGAGGTAGTGGTGTTGTAAATACCAAAGCCATAAAAGCCAAAAAGAAAACTTGGAATAATAAACCTTATATGTTTTCTATAACTGTTCCTCCTCTAGCCATAAGTGTTTTTAAATACAAATAG
- a CDS encoding glucose-1-phosphate adenylyltransferase: protein MINNKVLSIILGGGQGSRLYPLTEDRSKPAVPIAGKYRLVDIPISNCINSDIKRMFVLTQFNSASLNRHIKDTYHFSFFSSAFVNVLAAEQTISNSNWFQGTADAVRQSMHHFLRNDFEYALILSGDQLYQMDFNELIEKHIQSGAEISVATYPVNAKDGTSFGILKTDENSMISSFIEKPNSELIKGWESEVSDEMKAEGRHYLASMGIYVFNKQLLVDLMNDPSTNDFGKEIIPQAIGKRPVYSYQYEGYWTDIGTIESFFEANLGLTDDIPKFNLYDKNQRIYTHARMLPTTKLAGTTLNKAVIAEGCIIQASKIEHSVIGIRARIGKETVITNAYIMGSDFYETLEEIDKNQIQILVGIGERCNINNAIIDKNSRIGDDVTINGGPHLEDTETDLYVIRDGIVVVKKNAVIPSGFVL, encoded by the coding sequence ATGATCAACAACAAAGTACTATCTATTATATTAGGTGGTGGTCAAGGCTCAAGACTTTATCCATTAACAGAAGACAGATCTAAACCAGCTGTGCCAATTGCAGGAAAATACAGACTAGTAGATATTCCAATCTCAAACTGTATTAACTCAGACATTAAACGCATGTTTGTATTAACACAGTTTAATTCGGCATCATTAAACCGACATATTAAAGATACGTATCACTTTAGTTTTTTTAGTTCTGCGTTTGTAAATGTATTGGCTGCAGAGCAAACTATATCTAACAGTAATTGGTTTCAAGGTACCGCAGATGCCGTTAGACAAAGCATGCATCACTTTTTAAGAAACGATTTTGAGTATGCATTAATTCTTTCTGGGGATCAATTATACCAAATGGATTTTAACGAATTAATAGAAAAACATATTCAAAGTGGCGCAGAAATTAGTGTTGCTACCTACCCTGTTAATGCTAAAGACGGAACTTCGTTTGGTATTTTAAAAACAGATGAAAACAGTATGATTTCTTCATTTATAGAAAAACCTAACAGCGAATTAATTAAAGGTTGGGAGTCTGAAGTAAGTGACGAAATGAAAGCAGAAGGACGTCATTACTTAGCGTCTATGGGTATTTATGTTTTTAACAAACAATTGTTAGTCGATTTAATGAACGACCCAAGCACCAACGATTTTGGAAAAGAAATTATTCCACAAGCCATTGGTAAACGTCCAGTATATAGTTACCAATACGAAGGTTATTGGACAGATATAGGTACTATAGAATCGTTCTTTGAAGCTAACTTAGGGTTAACAGACGATATTCCTAAATTTAATTTATACGATAAAAATCAGCGTATTTATACACACGCTAGAATGTTACCAACAACAAAACTTGCTGGAACAACATTAAACAAAGCTGTAATTGCAGAAGGATGTATTATACAAGCTTCTAAAATAGAACATTCAGTTATTGGAATTCGAGCACGTATTGGAAAAGAAACTGTAATTACTAATGCATATATTATGGGATCCGATTTTTACGAAACTTTAGAAGAAATTGATAAAAATCAGATTCAAATTCTTGTAGGTATTGGAGAACGTTGTAACATAAATAACGCCATAATAGATAAAAACAGTAGAATTGGGGACGACGTTACCATTAACGGAGGACCACATTTAGAAGACACAGAAACCGATCTTTATGTAATTAGAGACGGTATTGTAGTTGTTAAAAAGAATGCTGTCATACCATCTGGATTTGTACTTTAA